The Cervus elaphus chromosome 30, mCerEla1.1, whole genome shotgun sequence genome segment tggagtttcagactcagcttcagtccttacaatgaatactcatgaatgatttcctttaggatggactggttggatctccttgcagtccaaaggactctcaagtgtcttctccaacaccacagttcaaaagcatcaattcttcagcactcagctttctttatagtccaagtcctgcatccatacatgactactgaaaaaaaaaacatagttttgactagatggacctttgttggcaaagtaatgtttctgctttttaataagctgtctaggttggtcataacttttcttccaaggagcaagtgtcttttaatttcatggctgcagtcaacatctgcagtgattttgaagcacagaaaataaaatctgttactgtttccagtttccccacctatttgccatgaagtaatgggaccagataccatgatcttagttttctgaatgttgagttttaagccacctttttcactctcctctttcactttcatcaagagattctttagttcttcactttctgtctttaCTTTTTGAAgcccccttgtggctcagatggtaaagagtctgcctgcaatgtggaacacccaggttctatccctggtttgggaagatgctctggagaaagaaatggcaacctactccagtaatcttgcctggaaaatcccatggatggaggagcctggtcggtacagtccttggggtcgcaaagagtcggacatgactagcaacttcacttttctgtcgaggttattgatatttctcccagcaatcttgatttcagcttgtgcttcatccagtccagcatttctcatgatgtactctgcatataacttaaataagcagggtgacaatatacagccttgacatattcctttcccaatttggaaccagtctgttgttccgtgtccagttctaaatacgccagcaaatttggaaaactcagcagtggccacaggactggaaaaagtcagttttcattccaattccaaagaaaggcaatgccaaataatgcttaaactaccacacaatttcactcatctcacctgctagtgagctaattctcaaaattctccaagccaggcttcaacaggacgtgaactgtgacttccagatgttcaagctggatttagaaaagccagaggaaccagagatcaaattgacacatccattggatcatcgaaaaaccaagagagttccagaaaaacatctacttcactttattgactatgccaaagcctttgactgtgtgaatcacaataaactgtggaaaattcttctatTAGatcctttctttccaatttggcttataataaataattttgaaaggaaaaattgtTGCCCCATAAATACAATTAATTTAATGATATCCTTTTCTTTGTAAGTATATTTTaagcataaaataaatgatagaatttaaatgaagaaataaaatgatatttaaggGTTGAGTGAGTTGAGAGAGACACAGTTGGTGATTAGAAATGGGTATGATAAGTAATGAGAAGTTTTTAAAGTTACCAAAAAATGTAATACCAAGACAAATGTGCTCTGTTTAGACTGTAATTTGTTTAGACATATGTAAGTCAGCATTGCAGGACAAGAAGTATGTTGTGggataaaaattaaattgtaaatCTCCATGGACATGTTAGGTAGAAAGAATCTCCACGTGGAGATTCAGAGAGGCTGACACACTTTAACTTTGCAAGTTCTTTTAGGCCTTGACtaattagtttaattttttttttactgtgattaTTTCCTTAAAGAGCACTCATGGCATTCACAGTAGTTTGAcaagttcatgttcactgagtaCTATAATATTTAGTAAAgtatattctggcctggagtcaTTGCCAACCAAACATAGTGTgatattttcccattaaaaaaaaaaaaaaagtttatcatGTTGAAAGGTGATTTTATTGGAGTTTGTCTTAAGAAAGCTAATTTTTTCATTGCTCTTATTGattatttcttccatttgaaCCTGGTCCTTAATGtttagtattatttattattctttaatgtttagtcatctttattttgttcctttgacaTCTCTCTAGTTATTTACAACTGAACTGTACTGCTATAATATTAATGTCTCAATAAACTGCTTATTCCCAATCCTAAAaggaatcagccctgaatattcattggaaggactgatgctgaagctgaaactctagtactttggccacctgatgtgaaaaactgactcactggaaaagaccctgatgctgggaaaaattgaaggcaggaggaaaaagggatgacagaggatgagatggttggatggcatcactgacttgatggacatgagtttgagcaggctctgagagttggtgatggacagtgaagcctggtgtgcttcagtccatgggtttgcaaagagttggacataactgggcGATAGAACTGAACAGAGTGTGTGATAAAGGCAGTTTCTGTGTTACCTCTTCATTTCAAATACGAGAATACTTATAAACCATTTTTAAGATTACTTTGAATGTTTTCCAAATATATGCAACTAAATTGTGATCCTTTTGAGAGAAGAAACAATGTAGTTTTTTAATCAATATATGCCTAACCCTGAATATAATGTTAGTTTTATGTTACCATACTTTTGGCAATTCTTTCCAAAAGTATCTTATTTTCAGAAACTTTTGCATTTtgtgttttcctgtttctctggTTCATTTAATCTGATAGTCCTGGAGGGTTGATTGtagtcttttttcccctttttttaacGTATGCTTATTTTCCATTCTCTGTTTTACAAGGGTTGCCATTTGAAGACTCATTCTTATAGCCCTTACCAATGCTCTTCTAATTCCCTGGTTTGTCCATCTTCATCTTCAATAATtcattcagttattcagtcaGTGAGAAAAACTTTCACAAGACCTTAATTTTAATTCCTGTGTATATTTAATTACATTATCATTTGCATCTTCTTTTTCCCCATATGTACTTTGATCTGAAATTGTTTATTTTGCATCTTTGCAAGCCTTGCATTTTTTGATTGCTGCTGAGGTTCTGTTATTCATAATTTCAGACTATGCATAATTTCAGTGCACCAAGACAGTGACTGCCACATAATATCTGCATCACAAAGctttattataaaatgattaaGTTATTAATTGACATGACAAAATTCTCACTGAATGGAGACAACCGTTAGTCACAGTActttaacacatttattttttaccaCATTTGAAGAATGAGTAAATagacaagagaagaaggaagaccaAAAATACAAGGCAGTCTGAAAATAGCGCTGCATATTCAAGGACTTGCCAAATGGCAAAATTCTAGTGTCTTTATTTTGGTACATGAAAGTTAGTAAGCAAATTGTTGCATAGAGTTACCTCCAAATGttgattatctttttcttttataaaagcaGAACTTTTTACTCAACGTATAACGGCTCATTAAAACGACTACATTCCCAAGTGGCCTTGGAACAAAGGTCTGGTCAATCAGGTGCAAATTTCATGTGGCAGCTTCTGGTAAACTTCTTGTCCAAAACAAATTGTATCAAACAAAGTTCAATGAGCAAGATAGACTTTATTTAAGGTTATTGCAATTGTGGAGAGAGCTTGGCCTCAATTGTGTTGAAGACAAGGCAGGGGGATGTTTAAACTCTGTGGTGGGCAGTCTTCGCGGAGAGTCACCGCGGTTTCCTGCTTCAACAGTGCTTGAACGGAACCCGGCTGCTCGTGCCCCCCAGCCCCGGCAGGCTACTCAGAGCCAGCCCTCGTCCCCACTTGACAGCACCCTCCGACCGGCCCAATCCTCACCGCCGCTCCAGCGCAGCGCAGCCGTCGCCGTCGCCGCCACCGCCCCTTCTCATCCGCCCGCCATGACGAGCGCATCCCCCTCGCAGGAGCGCCAGAACCACCACCAGGACTCGGAGGCCGCCATCAACCGCCAGATCCACCTGGAGCTCTACGCCTCCTATGGGTACCTGTCCATGTCGTACTATTTGGACCGCGATGATGTGGCTTTGAAGAACTTTGCCAAGTACTTTCTTCACCAATCTCATGAGGAGAGGGAACATGCTGAGAGACTAATGAAGCTGCAGAACCAGCGAGGCGGCCGAATCTTCCTTCAGGATATCAAGAAACCAGGCCGTGATGACTGGGAGAATGGGCTGAATGCAATGGAGTGTGCGCTGTGCTTGGAAAGAAGTGTGAATCAATCACTACTGGAACTGCACAAACTGGCCACTGAAAAAAATGATCCCCATCTGTGTGATTTCATTGAGCTTCATTACCTGAATGAGCAGGTGGAAGCCATCAAAGAATTGGGTGACCACATAACCAACCTGCGCAAGATGGGGGCCCCTGGATCTGGCATGGCAGAGTACCTCTTTGACAAGCACACCCTGGGACACATTGAGCGCTAAGCCTCAGGCTGGCTTCCCACAGCCACAGGGGTGACTCCTCTGGTCCCCAAGGCAGTGCTTGCATATTTGGGTTACCTTCACCTTTTCTATAAGTTGTAACAAAACATCTACTTAAGTTCTTTCTTTAGTACCATTCCTTCAAATAAAGTAATTTGgtacccaccccccaaaaaaaaataaaaaataaaaaaataaactctgtggTGTGTAGTGGAAAATTAGTGGAAGGCAGGACAACAGTGGGGGCAAGTTGATAGTTGGGATTTACTGAGCACAGTGAATTATCCCTgagttttcaaatgctttttctctgtAATTAGGGTCTGTGTTTCCTAATTGGCATAAATCTAAGTTAGGCTCCTCCATTCCCACAGAAACTGAGAAATAGAACTACCTTTCTCGATGTTTTCATTTGAAAGCGAGGGCTCGAGGTGCTTCAGAAAGACATTCTTGGGTTGTGAAACTGACTAGAGACTGGCAGAAAATTTGTAAGTATTTCAGAGTGGttagggtatggagaaaaggaaaccattgtgcattgctggtgggaatgtaaattggtgcagttaTCATGTAAAACAAGATGTAgttttcttaaagaaagaaaaatagagctaACATAATGCAGTGATTTCCCTTCTGAGTTTttgtctgaagaaaataaaaacactagctTAAAAAGATATGTGCCTGCTCTCCATGTTCATTATGGCATTATTCATCGTAATGtattaaaatgatataatttctaataagtaatagaaaatatttcagccatgaaaaggaatacatcatTACCATTTTCAATAATATGGACCTCAGTGactttagtgaaataagtcagacaaagatgaATACtgaatgtggaatctaaacaaaacaaaaatagtgaaACACAAGATACAGAGAATGGATTTATGATTGTCAAAGTGAGATGGGGAATTGAAAGAAATGGGTGAATGGGGGAGAAAGGTGGAAAAACATCACATTGTTGGAGtcagcaaataataataatcatttgTGTGCCTGGATCACACTGACACCATTTTGAGCCTGAGTCCTAACTCTTCCCTTTTCTGCATGACTGAACTCTGACCTAATCACAAGAAATGCATGCAAGTCAAATAAGTTTCGTATAGTCTTTAACCCTTGACTTTATCTGATATTTGAACTGAAAGAATTCCTTTGCTGATGCATATTGTTAATAGCCCACTAAGAATAATAGTCATGAGATCCCCAGGGAAGGAAAAACTCCTGGCTCCCATTGATGTggatttgctttttcctttttggtcAGATTCTACATTTATCCTTGATTCCTTTGAATTCCCCTGTGTCCCTTTCAGGGACAGAGTGTAGCTACAAATGTCTCTGAATCACCTTCTAACTGTATATAAGTTACTATAATAAACTTCACAATTATACTCTATGGTGTTGTTTTCTAGTCTCAAAACTCTTTCTCAGTTGGAGAGATATTATTCAATATCCctgccttttaaataaaattagctaccccctccagtattcttgcctgaagaatccccatggaaacaggaacctggcgggctacagtccatggggtcacaaagaatcagactgagaaactaaacaacaactacttTTGGAATTTAACGTTTGTATTTGTTAGAGTAACAGCTGCTGCAACAATTAAGCCGCAAAATTCCAGTTGTGGAACACAgtaggttttcctggtggctgggCAGATGATCTTCTTCTGTGTGGTAATCTGGGGACCCAGACTCCTCCAAACTTTTGACTCAATCGTTTTTTTACATTCTTAAAGCCCTTTGCAGGAAGCCAGTGGAAGAACGGAGACTATACAGAGAAAGGACACTCACTTTTCATTTAAATCATCATAGATAATGCTATTTGATCTGTTACCTATtaaacacacacaatcacacacacacacacacacacacatctacacaATAAGGAACATAGATGTCCATATAAGAATTTAAAAGAGGCAAAAACAAAAGGAACCTGCAGCCAACATCATACCTCATGATGAAAGTCTAAATATTGTTCCCCTCATGAATGGGCACATGGTGAAGCTATCTgctccttctatttcttttctacaAATTACTGGAGATCCTAAGCTGTGCAATCAGGCAAGTAAAAGAAATTAAGGGAGTAAAAATTGGAAAGCAAGAAGTAAAACTGCTTTTATTCATTGTTGACATGATTGTATATTTATAGAGAATCCTAAGGAATCTACAGAAGTATTGACAAAAACTAATAAGTGAATTTGACAAGGTTGAAAACAACAACTACCTCACAGTAAAAAAGAGGGTCAgagggaaaattttaaattacaagtTAAATATTCTAACAAAAGAGAGACCAGGGACATACAGTTAGGAAGAAATCTCTAGAAATTTTGGTCAAGCCAAGAAGAACATCAAGGCAGTCTTGGTTAttctttaacaacaacaaagatggtAAGTGACCTTCTCCCcttattcatttctttctccatgctgCTATCTGaagttgcttttttgtttgttttggactctgtgaatATTGGTTATACTCTAGGGATAGCTAACTGAAGAGATTCAGAATCTGTGATGACTTTGGGGAGCAGAGATGCTATATCAGCGCACTTCCAGATATTTTGACTGTTGAAATCATTGGGGAAATTGGATCTCTTTTACTCTCAGTTGAACATAATCCTAATTTTTACTACTTGGTTGTTGAATTTCAGTAAGTCCAAATGGGTTCCCAAATAGCTTCTCTGAACTCTGCCAACACATATGAGTTATTTTAGCCTTAAAATACCTACATTTGTttactttctgttttaatttattatattttacatacaaatattttaCTTCCCCAACTTAATTCAAAGCTATGTCCCATTTTGCACACCCCTTTAGGATAACATGGTAACTATGACAAAATTTGCTCTCAAGTAGGTCCGtctggccaaggctatggtttttccagtggtcatgtatggatgtgagagttggactgtgaagaaagctgagcaccgaaaaactgatgcttttgaactatggtgttggagaagacttttgagagtcctttggactgcaaggagatccaaccagtacaacctacaggagatcagccctgggtgttcattggaaggactgatgctgaagcttaaactccaatactttggccacctcatgcgaagagttgactcattggaaaagaccctgatgctgggagggattgggggcaggaggagaaggggatgacaggggatgagatggctggatggcatcaccgactcgctgggcatgagtttgagtaaactttgggagttggtgatggacagggaggcctggcatgctgcgattcatggggttgcaaagagttggacacgactgagccactgaactgaactgaatatttgctggaatgattatttttctttttttaatttatttatttttaattggaggatattgctttataatgctgtgttgaCTTCTGCCATAcatgaacatgaatcagccataggcttacatatgttccctcccatttaaacctccctcccacttctagATTGGGAGAGAGCACTGAGTTGacctccctgtgttatatagcaacttcctattagctattttacatatggtaatgcatttatttcaatgctactctctcaattcatcacCCTCTCCTACCCCTGctgtgtccatgagtctgttctctatgtctgagtctctattcctgccctgcaaatagagtcatcagtaccatttttctagattccatatgtatatgttaatgtatggtatttgttttttctcttacttgtataataggctctgggttcatccacctcactagaactgactcaaaatcattccttttcatggctgagtaatatcacatagtacatatatatcacaacttatttctccattcatttgtgggtgggcatctaggtttccTCTATGTCCTGGTTATTGTGTTGCAATGAAtagtggggtacatgtgtctttttcaattatggtgtTCTCAGGGTATACACCCAgtattgggattgctgggtcatatgatagttttgttactaatattttaaagaaatctccatactgttctccacagtggctgtaccaatttacattctgaccaacagtgcaagagtgttccctttcctccacatcctctttagcatttattgttttctttgacaaaggaagcaagaatatacaataaagaaaagatggactcttcaataagtggtgctgggaaactggacagctacatgtttaaaaaatgaaattagaacacatcctaaaccatacacaaagataaactcaaaatgggttaaaaacaaatataaaaccagaaactataaaactcttagagaaaaatataGGCAGTGATTCACACTCTTGGTGTGAATCacagaaagatcctctatgacccgcctcctagagtaatggaaattgaaacaaaataaaataagaactaattaaacttaaaagcttttctcatagaaaaggaaattataaacaatatgaaaagacaactctcagaaaggggaaaaaaattgcatATGAAACAATTGACAGgatttatctccaaaatatacaaacaactcatatagctcaatacaagaaaaacaacaactcaATCAAACaataggcagaagatctaaacagacatttctccaaagaagatgttattattgttcagtcactaagtcatgcgtatgcttccctgtcccttactatctcccagagtttgctcagtttcatgctcattgagtcagtgatgctatctaatcatctcatcttctgccacccccttcctgtttagccttcagtctttcccagcatcaggatattttcgcaagtcagttcttcacatcaagtagccaagtattggagcttcagcttcagcatcagttcttccagtgatactcagggttgatttcctttaggatttactgatttcatctccttcctgtccaagagactctcaggagttttctccaggaccatagctcaaaagcatcaatttttcagtgatcaggcttctttatggtccaactctcacatccacacatgtgATGTGACATTTATGTTACATGTGACAGCAAGATTTGACTACAGAACTCCCACAGAGCTGGGGGGAATAGAGGCTCCTGGGGGGCACAAACAAAATATTGTGTGTTCCAGGGCCCAGGGGAAGAGAGCAATGTCCCCATAAGAGACTAAGCCAGACCGAGTGTTTGAGGGGCTCCTGCAGAGGTGTGGCTCAGAAGTGGCATGCCACAAGGGACTGGGAAACttgcagcagcagtcctgggaggtgaaTGTTGGCATAAGCAGTTTTTGGAGGCCACCAGTAGCCTtaccatagagcctgtagactTTAGGACTGGGTGGCCTCAGGCCAagcaactaacagggagggagcataGTCTCACTCATGAACAGgcaattggattaaagatttacagagcatggccctgcccaccagagtaagacccagttttccccacagctagTGCctaccatcaggaagcttgcacaaaccTCTTATCCTCatgcatcagagggcagacagaagaagtaaGATCTATAAtctcagcctccagaatgaaaaccacaaccacGGAAAGCTAatgaaaatgatcacatggaccatagtcttgtgtaactcagtgaatcTATGAGCCAGgctgtgcagggccacctaagatggacaggtcacggtggagagttctgataaaacgtggtccactggagaagggaatggtaaaacacttcagtatttttgtctCAATAATCCTATGAacagtgtggaaaaaaaaaaaaaaaaaagacatgcaaatgggtgataaacacatgaaaaagtgttcaacatcacttattcagttcagttcagtcgctcagttgtgtccaactctttgtgaccccatgaatcgcggcatgccaggcctccctgtccatcacaaactcccagagtttactcaaactcatgcccatcgaggcggtgatgccatccagccatctcatcctctgtcgtccccttctcctcctgccctcattccctcccagcatcagggtcttctccaacgagtcaactcttcgcgtgaggtggccaaagtattggagtttcagcttcagcatcagttcttccaatgaacacccaggactgatctcatccaggatggattggttggatctccttgcagtccaagggactctcaagagtcttctccaacaccacagttcaaaagcatcaatttttcgtctctcagctttcttcacagtccaactctcacatccatacatgaccactggaaaaaccatagccttgaccagacagacttttgttggcaaagtaatgtctctgctttttaacatgctatctaggttggtcataaatttccttccaaggagtaagtgtcttttaatttcatggctggagtcaccacctgcagtgattttggagccctcaaaaataaagtctgacactgtttccacatttatttcccatgaggtgatgggaccagatgccatgatcttagttttctgaatgttgagctttaagccaactttttcactctcctctttcactttcatcaagaagctttttagttcatcttcactttctgccataagagtcgtgtcatctgtatatctgaggttattgatatttctcccaaaaaccttgattccagcttgtgcttcttccagcccagcgtttctcatgatgtaccctgtataaaagttaaataagcagggtgacaatatacagccttgacatactccttttcctatttggaaccagtctgtttttccatgtccagttctaactgttgcttcctgacctgcatacaggtttctcaagaggcaagtcaggtggtctggtattccatctccttcagaattttccacagtttattgtgattcatatagtcgaaggctttggcgtagtcaataaagcagaaatagatgtttttctggaactctcttgctttttcgatgatccagcggatattggcaatttggtctctggttcttctaacttttctaaaaccagcttgaacatctggaagttcttggttcacgtattgctgaagcctggcttggagaattttgagcattactttactactgtgtgagatgagtgcaattgtgcggtcgtttgaacattctttgggattgcctttcttagggattggaatgaaaaaggaccttttccagtcctgtggccactgctgaggtttccaaatttgctggtatattgagtgcagcactttcacagcatcatctttcaggatttgaaatagctcaactggaattccatcacgtccactagctttgttcgtaatgatgctttctaaggcccacttgacttcacattccaggatgtctggctctgggtgagtgatcacaccattatgattatctgggtcatgaagatcttttttgtacagttctgtgtagtcttgccatctcttcttaatatcttctgcttctgtcaggtccataccatttccgtattagataaatgcaaatcaaaactataataaggtatcacatcacaccagtcagaatggtcagtcatcaaaaaatctacaaacaataaacactggacaggatatggagaaaaggaaaccctgatgcactgttggtgggaatgtaaactgattatttcctttaatagtatctatatttcaaaaatgaatggcatttctaatgtttattttttttattcaaggGAGAATGTGGATGTGTTTGAATATGTTATTGTCTCTTCTTTGCAACATATCATCctgaaaaatgaaaccaaaatatgGAACTTTGCATGGGAAAATAGAAGACAGTATCTATTGTTAATTGCTTCAATTATTCAGTGATTTGGAATAATAtctatgtaaaatgtaaaaaagatataaaagaattTTTCATGCTTTATAAATCTTTGAAGTTATTTGGCTCAAGTTTTCTTATCTCcttt includes the following:
- the LOC122687015 gene encoding ferritin heavy chain-like, whose protein sequence is MTSASPSQERQNHHQDSEAAINRQIHLELYASYGYLSMSYYLDRDDVALKNFAKYFLHQSHEEREHAERLMKLQNQRGGRIFLQDIKKPGRDDWENGLNAMECALCLERSVNQSLLELHKLATEKNDPHLCDFIELHYLNEQVEAIKELGDHITNLRKMGAPGSGMAEYLFDKHTLGHIER